TCGCGCAAACCCAAATTAAAGCCTTGGCCCATGACAGGGTGCAAACTCTGCGCAGCATTACCAATGCAAACAACGCGATGTGCGTAAGCGGGTGTACTATGTATTAATTTCAGTGCATAGCTATGGCGCGTCCCTGTTTGCACAAAGCGCCCCGCGCGGTAGCCAAATGCCTTTTGCAACGCGTTTAAAAATGCCTCGTCATCTAAATTTAAAAGCGCCTCTAACTCACTTGTTTTAAGCGACCAAACGAGCGAATAACATTCATCACTAAGTGGTAACAAGGCAATGGGACCCGAAGGGGTAAAACGTTCAAAGGCCCTATTTTTATGATCTTCAGAGCATCGCACATTGGCAATGATAGCTGAGCAGGCATAATCAACACATTGGGAGCCTACCCCTGCAAGTTTCCCGGTGAGACTGTGACTTCCATCGGCGCCAATGCATAATTTTGCGCGGATTTTTCGCCCATCTTGCAAGCCACAAATAACATGCTCTCGATGTTGATCAAGAGCCGCTAAATTAACATTATAGAGTCGCGTCAATTGCGAATGTTCTTTTAATTTAAGCGTTAGAAGTTGCCCCATTGTAGACAATGGCGCAACCACGCCAAAAGCATCCTGCTTGCGCATTAAATCCAACATTCCCCAGCCAGCACGTTCAAAAATATGAATGTCATCAATATTTGTCACCTTATTCTTTAAGGGTGACCACAAGTCTAAAGCCTCTAAAATATCGCAGCTTCCCGCACTTAGCGCAATAGAGCGCGCATCAAATCCGGGATGATTTGCGGCGTTTTCTAAGGGTGAATTATTATCAACTAATAAAACATTGAGTGCAGGACTCTGCTTTAAAATAGCATGGGCAAGTATACAACCCGAGATCCCAGCACCTATGATGACAATATCCACATCAAAATCAGGAGAATGTTTTTTTTGCATTGTATTAATTCGCCATAATCGCTTCGATATCCTCGATGCTTTTCGGAACGCCCGCCGTTAACACTTGCGCGCCAGTTTCAGTCACCACGATATCATCTTCAATACGGATACCAATGCCCTGCCAATATTTATCAACATCAGCGTCCATACTCACATATATACCCGGCTCAATGGTTATCACCATGCCAGCTTCTAATACACGAGGATTTTCAAGACTGCCATAATCACCCACATCATGCACATCTAAACCGATATAATGGCCAATACCATGCATGTAAAAATCTTTGATCGCATCATTTTTAATTAAAGTTTGTACGTCACCGCGCATTAATCCCAAAGCAACAAGTCCTTCAACCATTTGCTGTATCACTTGCTTATTAATATCTAACAATGCAATGCCGGGTTTAATTAAGCTAATTGCATTCGTTTGTACATCCAGCACCAATTGGTATAATTTCGCTTGTGCAGGGCTAAATACGCCATTAACAGGGAAAGTACGGGTAATATCGCCAGCATAGCCTTGATACTCAGCACCCGCGTCAATTAACACCAGATCACCATCTTTAAGTTGTTGATTATTTTCAGAGTAATGTAAACAAC
The sequence above is a segment of the Psychromonas sp. CNPT3 genome. Coding sequences within it:
- the ubiH gene encoding 2-octaprenyl-6-methoxyphenyl hydroxylase; translated protein: MQKKHSPDFDVDIVIIGAGISGCILAHAILKQSPALNVLLVDNNSPLENAANHPGFDARSIALSAGSCDILEALDLWSPLKNKVTNIDDIHIFERAGWGMLDLMRKQDAFGVVAPLSTMGQLLTLKLKEHSQLTRLYNVNLAALDQHREHVICGLQDGRKIRAKLCIGADGSHSLTGKLAGVGSQCVDYACSAIIANVRCSEDHKNRAFERFTPSGPIALLPLSDECYSLVWSLKTSELEALLNLDDEAFLNALQKAFGYRAGRFVQTGTRHSYALKLIHSTPAYAHRVVCIGNAAQSLHPVMGQGFNLGLRDVYELAQQIKIASKNDSVGSFKMLNQYWSARKNDQNRTLLMTHSLVTLFSSEAWPLVLGRNIALQAMSCLPLLAGPIIRQAKGQFNPFVKENIS